Proteins encoded within one genomic window of Columba livia isolate bColLiv1 breed racing homer chromosome 1, bColLiv1.pat.W.v2, whole genome shotgun sequence:
- the RESF1 gene encoding retroelement silencing factor 1 isoform X1 → MDWNLRPLQNADANNNLQNEKTCYTQFFSNAHTFPQTNVYSSTNGYSSTNVCTYVGNNQMVYLPTSNVVFPSVNAEGFRTSDQALPGASVAGNDSSISKYSDQYLPSYRPIAPKPPNQTSHLQTQVTRTWPNSNTYVYSRRKLPPVSSLVKTRNNTRNVLQESQYFTVNGYTAQPQILQHNSMRTTMLYQSNVNSQNNSMSLSTSGQHVQTQIYHPDLQFKVLQSQTQNTVANVQMLQYQTSQMGPEVPNGCSAPSLLPTNCDSRATAQSSVGISQTVQNVPNACTLSQQRCPSNPEHASGFNSVQQYCQKQQSGEISQSVSHVCNSGGSATSNQPFNGMPVPSLGISKESYDVQEMETLSLVAASKPLSDPTSVQESQTSSLVNRPVNSQISAAAADEGTVTKERLFWEAQRLLSIKKKFVLLERMHHYRRRLLAASEHNNSNPPPLPSNQNTPANHSLWMPNQNVPPAPSETTGTESPILNSSPEESNDKNIANADNRGLEVTQSNPQVEQGNLLLSSAPLPSQSKLPAQNSESTPISKERDANALASSQKTVTSLNNASAFSQVDSSIKIALNNVPANTEKPSYPKNSSFLHFVLSSTNILKEKTAGATADKILTHLLCGEKPLVDTSVSGGSLLNDTSEKNIEGLKGDKALTVNTNSPVSETTKSGEAKFQSSVAQEKTPIPKNTSVKQSNCSYSVEELAACLGLWRKHSSESVSVQDKQSNENPATNRISSYSQNTKSREQNNALVDTNEAILPVTAASVGQKLDTLSCNLIKSFELQVAVVSPLVLSEQRTQSEQADKCPTSAGKTCPLIDSGSLQEEGKNCLNVVNTDKGNIETVQSADGNKMVNNSVSANESCDENQRKASQSAQDASENLQLGVQNKPSLPELGIDFSSQIFQEDMRDHKDKQGVLETGDISIAVLDEQMFCISSVCSLVEGDRSYNPQIASIFRSVPETHKLNGTSSEGDASDTKQKEQQLDLCKNETSNNTVQRESLLQKTLEETTNCKSKAGEILDGITTSHLEKESSGNPPKTVSTSEQKKSLDASVKHPENDLEILASINQELAQNSLDFSIDVSAVTNTFTVPGDNSKQDYKSSRKSTEKEMKLSGAEPIKCLSNQLSELMEEFPYGIEGATALTKEPVQNNSVAERMENQPQKKAEICNKSSHLKDPVDQIKIAVLSPEQMRELFPKHNQCSPSDSGSMVSPQSEKASAEKNHQGSIQPTQSLCEKKTTQKTSDPRKENNCSSMGCLSVARQVPHCPSKSGMTGSEKNNQLPKAENTGSAERQENSGKSDAVTMNNCAVGNLPISEKMSNGESKTKKDICKYTSVMGKKTRLTVNDEHKPLTTQQEKVGPPNSPEKQNVDESKRSSWKEKLQVSRGTPLLGKEFHSDKKEHQTVSEELSGKAGHTDADNVTKSSRKRESIFEMESLSKDKTKPGLTMKSKTEASKFTKSETVEIRRAEVTQGQKNTCEENSLEEQNCKKQKGILGQDVGINVTEKDSLSAEIKHKKLNSYHADAIKVPNFGIVDFKSKPHVYSQHKSMKIHPSQEEQYKRKRKENMIGKRDPKKTKVEEERLKQSEAKNSKQLSYNCIINTDKAKKLNGENGWKMKSSLADRSALKLQRKKALSSAISKNFFSNKERHLDGQNKDKCSEKMFPDKNLLYLNRRNSRLKLHLQKEPKKHYLNRVAFKRMAQERIYLTKLETSPIKLAWHTEPKVSQNNPDRKRDSSLSEGEKSCKQEVLEFKLCPEILFRNSTADDESLAAKDSLEREKAIVAGVKSKKEDWLKCDPVKQKNLEEIATAKDSIPLDTAIQILDGDVEALHISMKDSKEMFQTYRKKYLEKKMQKP, encoded by the exons ATGGACTGGAATTTAAGACCACTCCAGAATGCTGATGCAAATAATAacctgcaaaatgaaaaaacatgTTACACTCAGTTCTTTTCTAATGCACATACTTTTCCTCAGACAAATGTCTATTCCTCTACAAATGGCTATTCCTCTACAAATGTATGCACTTATGTTGGAAATAACCAAATGGTGTATCTGCCAACCAGCAATGTTGTCTTCCCTTCTGTAAATGCTGAAGGATTCAGAACCTCAGATCAGGCCTTACCAGGAGCATCTGTAGCTGGTAATGACTCTTCTATCTCAAAATACTCTGATCAATATCTACCATCCTACAGGCCAATAGCTCCGAAACCTCCCAATCAGACATCACACTTGCAGACACAGGTGACTCGGACTTGGCCAAACTCTAACACCTACGTTTATTCTCGTAGAAAGTTGCCTCCCGTGTCGTCTTTAGtgaaaactagaaataacaCGAGGAATGTACTTCAGGAATCTCAGTATTTCACAGTAAATGGTTACACTGCACAGCCACAAATACTGCAGCACAATTCTATGAGAACTACAATGTTATATCAGAGTAACGTTAATTCTCAGAATAATTCTATGTCTCTTAGTACATCTGGGCAACATGTCCAAACGCAGATATATCATCCCGACCTTCAGTTTAAGGTTTTACAGTCACAGACTCAAAATACTGTGGCAAATGTACAGATGCTGCAATATCAAACAAGTCAGATGGGACCAGAAGTTCCTAATGGATGTTCTGCACCATCATTGTTGCCCACTAACTGTGATTCAAGAGCTACAGCACAGTCCTCAGTAGGTATATCACAGACAGTTCAAAATGTACCTAATGCATGCACCCTTAGCCAACAGAGGTGCCCATCGAATCCGGAACATGCTTCTGGTTTTAACAGTGTTCAGCAATACTGTCAGAAACAGCAGTCTGGAGAAATCAGTCAATCAGTTAGTCATGTATGTAATTCAGGTGGAAGTGCAACATCAAATCAGCCTTTTAATGGAATGCCTGTGCCATCCCTTGGCATTTCCAAAGAATCATACGATGTGCAAGAAATGGAAACTCTTTCTTTGGTGGCTGCTTCAAAACCACTAAGTGATCCTACTTCAGTTCAAGAAAGCCAGACTAGTAGTTTAGTGAATAGGCCTGTTAATTCTCaaatttctgcagcagcagcagatgaagGAACGGTTACAAAGGAAAGACTATTTTGGGAAGCTCAAAGGTTgctcagtattaaaaaaaaatttgtccTCCTTGAAAGGATGCATCATTATAGAAGAAGACTCTTAGCAGCTTCAGAACATAACAATAGTAATCCCCCACCTCTTCCAAGTAATCAAAATACTCCTGCTAATCATTCTCTATGGATGCCCAACCAAAATGTACCACCTGCCCCATCTGAAACAACAGGGACAGAGAGTCCAATACTTAACTCTTCACCTGAAGAAAGCAATGACAAAAACATAGCCAATGCTGATAACAGAGGATTAGAGGTAACTCAAAGTAACCCTCAGGTGGAGCAGGGAAACCTTTTGTTAAGCtctgctcctcttccctctcAGAGCAAACTCCCAGCCCAGAATTCTGAGAGCACTCCCATCTCAAAAGAAAGGGATGCAAATGCCTTGGCCTCTTCTCAAAAAACGGTGACATCCTTGAACAATGCTTCCGCTTTTAGTCAAGTGGATAGCTCTATCAAAATTGCATTGAACAATGTGCCCGCTAATACTGAGAAGCCATCGTACCCCAAAAACTCatcatttcttcattttgtacTGAGCAGCACAAATATATTGAAAGAGAAGACAGCTGGTGCTACTGCTGATAAAATACTGACTCATCTTCTGTGTGGTGAAAAACCACTGGTAGATACATCTGTCTCAGGTGGAAGCTTACTAAATGACACTAGTGAAAAGAACATAGAAGGTCTGAAAGGTGATAAGGCACTTACGGTTAACACAAACTCTCCTGTGTCAGAAACAACCAAATCTGGTGAAGCTAAATTCCAGAGCAGTGTAGCTCAGGAAAAAACACCAATTCCTAAAAATACATCTGTTAAACAGAGCAATTGCAGTTACTCTGTGGAAGAGCTAGCTGCGTGCCTGGGCTTGTGGAGAAAGCATTCGTCGGAATCTGTAAGTGTGCAAGATAAGCAGTCAAATGAAAACCCCGCAACAAATCGGATTTCATCTTACagccaaaacacaaaaagcagagAACAAAATAATGCTCTGGTTGATACAAATGAAGCAATTTTACCTGTAACTGCTGCTTCTGTAGGGCAAAAACTTGATACGTTGAGTTGCAATCTAATAAAAAGTTTTGAACTCCAAGTTGCAGTTGTCTCTCCTTTAGTACTTTCTGAACAGAGAACACAGAGTGAGCAGGCAGACAAATGTCCAACATCTGCAGGTAAAACCTGTCCACTCATTGACTCGGGAAGCTTgcaagaagaagggaaaaactgTTTAAATGTGGTAAATACTGATAAAGGAAACATAGAAACGGTTCAGTCAGCTGATGGAAACAAAATGGTGAATAACAGTGTGAGTGCAAATGAGTCATGTGAtgaaaaccaaaggaaagcTAGTCAATCTGCACAAGATGCCAGTGAAAATCTGCAGCTCGGAGTACAAAACAAGCCTTCTCTTCCTGAATTGGGCATAGATTTTTCTAGTCAAATCTTTCAAGAAGATATGAGAGACCATAAAGACAAGCAAGGTGTGTTAGAGACAGGAGATATATCCATAGCTGTCTTGGATGAACAGATGTTTTGCATTTCTAGTGTATGTTCTCTTGTTGAAGGTGATAGATCTTATAATCCACAAATAGCAAGTATCTTCAGGTCAGTTCCCGAGACACATAAGTTAAATGGTACCTCATCAGAAGGAGATGCATCAGACACAAAGCAAAAGGAGCAACAGCTGGACTTGTGTAAAAATGAGACGAGCAATAACACTGTGCAAAGAGAGAGCTTGCTGCAAAAGACATTGGAAGAAACAACAAACTGCAAGAGTAAAGCAGGTGAAATTTTGGATGGCATCACAACTAGTCatttggagaaagaaagcagtggCAATCCTCCTAAAACAGTTTCTACCTCGGAACAAAAAAAGTCCTTGGATGCATCTGTCAAGCATCCTGAAAATGATTTAGAAATTCTTGCTAGTATAAACCAGGAGTTAGCTCAAAATTCACTGGATTTCTCTATCGATGTTTCTGCTGTAACAAATACATTCACTGTTCCAGGAGACAACAGTAAACAAGATTACAAGTCCAGCAGAAAGAGCacagaaaaagagatgaaacTTTCTGGAGCAGAACCTATTAAATGTCTAAGTAATCAGCTGTCTGAACTAATGGAAGAGTTTCCATATGGCATTGAAGGTGCTACTGCACTGACAAAAGAACCAGTACAAAATAATTCCGTGGCTGAGCGGATGGAGAATCAACCtcaaaaaaaggctgaaatttGCAACAAGAGTTCTCATTTGAAAGACCCAGTAGATCAGATAAAAATTGCAGTGTTAAGCCCTGAGCAGATGCGAGAACTGTTTCCTAAACACAACCAGTGTTCCCCTAGTGACAGTGGGAGCATGGTGAGTCCACAGTCAGAAAAGGCTTCAGCTGAGAAGAACCATCAAGGCAGCATTCAGCCTACTCAGAGTCTATGCGAGAAGAAAACAACGCAAAAAACCTCCGAccccagaaaagaaaacaattgctCTTCAATGGGTTGTCTATCTGTAGCACGTCAAGTGCCACACTGCCCCAGTAAATCTGGAATGACTGGTTCAGAGAAGAACAATCAGCTTCCAAAAGCTGAAAATACTGGCTCTGCAGAGAGGCAAGAAAACAGCGGTAAATCTGATGCTGTAACGATGAACAACTGTGCAGTGGGAAACCTGCcaatttctgaaaaaatgtcaaatggtgagagcaaaaccaaaaaagataTTTGCAAATACACCTCTGTAATGGGCAAAAAAACTAGGCTAACGGTGAATGATGAACACAAACCACTTACAACACAACAGGAAAAAGTTGGACCACCTAATTCCCCTGAAAAACAGAATGTTGATGAATCTAAAAGGAGCAGCTGGAAGGAAAAGCTGCAAGTCAGCAGAGGAACCCCATTGTTAGGCAAAGAATTTCATTCTGACAAAAAAGAACATCAGACAGTCTCCGAAGAGTTGTCAGGGAAAGCTGGTCATACAGATGCAGACAATGTGACCAAGTCATCCAGAAAGAGAGAGAGTATTTTCGAAATGGAGTCCCTTTCAAAAGATAAAACCAAACCAGGTTTGACCATGAAATCCAAAACAGAAGCTAGCAAATTTACAAAGTCAGAAACTGTTGAAATTAGACGTGCTGAAGTCACTCAGGGACAAAAAAATACCTGTGAAGAGAACTCACTTGAAGAACAGAACTGTAAGAAACAAAAGGGGATCCTTGGGCAAGACGTAGGAATTAATGTCACAGAGAAAGACAGTTtatcagcagaaataaaacataaaaagctGAATAGTTACCATGCTGATGCTATAAAGGTCCCAAATTTTGGCATTGTAGACTTCAAGTCAAAACCCCACGTATATTCTCAGCATAAGTCTATGAAAATTCATCCTTCACAGGAGGAGCAATACAAacggaagaggaaggaaaatatgATTGGGAAGAGAGACCCTAAGAAAACAAAGGTAGAAGAGGAAAGACTGAAACAATCGGAAGCAAAGAATTCCAAGCAACTTTCATATAATTGCATAATAAATACTGACAAAGCTAAAAAATTGAACGGAGAAAATGGCTGGAAAATGAAGAGTTCATTAGCAGATCGCTCTGCGCTTaaactacagagaaaaaaagctctGTCTTCTGCCATCTCGAAAAACTTCTTCTCTAACAAAGAGAGACATCTTGATGGTCAAAACAAAGACAAGTGCTCTGAGAAAATGTTTCCTGATAAAAACCTGCTATActtaaacagaagaaatagcAGATTAAAATTGCATCTTCAAAAGGAACCAAAAAAACATTACCTGAACAGAGTTGCCTTCAAACGTATGGCACAGGAACGCATATATCTGACAAAATTAGAGACGTCACCTATCAAACTTGCCTGGCATACAGAGCCCAAAGTGTCACAAAACAACCCAGATAGAAAAAGGGATTCTTCTCTCTCAGAAGGTGAGAAATCCTGTAAACAGGAAGTACTTGAATTTAAGCTGTGTCCAGAGATACTGTTCAGAAACTCAACAGCTGATGATGAAAGCTTAGCTGCAAAGGATTCcctggaaagagagaaagccaTTGTGGCAG gtgtgaaaagtaaaaaagaagattgGTTAAAGTGTGATCCAGTGAAGCAAAAAAACCTGGAAGAGATCGCTACAG CCAAGGACAGTATTCCACTTGACACAGCTATACAGATCCTGGATGGAGATGTCGAGGCTCTTCACATTTCAATGAAAGACTCAAAAGAGATGTTTCAGACCTACAGGAAAAAgtatctggaaaaaaagatgcaaaagcCTTGA
- the RESF1 gene encoding retroelement silencing factor 1 isoform X2: MDWNLRPLQNADANNNLQNEKTCYTQFFSNAHTFPQTNVYSSTNGYSSTNVCTYVGNNQMVYLPTSNVVFPSVNAEGFRTSDQALPGASVAGNDSSISKYSDQYLPSYRPIAPKPPNQTSHLQTQVTRTWPNSNTYVYSRRKLPPVSSLVKTRNNTRNVLQESQYFTVNGYTAQPQILQHNSMRTTMLYQSNVNSQNNSMSLSTSGQHVQTQIYHPDLQFKVLQSQTQNTVANVQMLQYQTSQMGPEVPNGCSAPSLLPTNCDSRATAQSSVGISQTVQNVPNACTLSQQRCPSNPEHASGFNSVQQYCQKQQSGEISQSVSHVCNSGGSATSNQPFNGMPVPSLGISKESYDVQEMETLSLVAASKPLSDPTSVQESQTSSLVNRPVNSQISAAAADEGTVTKERLFWEAQRLLSIKKKFVLLERMHHYRRRLLAASEHNNSNPPPLPSNQNTPANHSLWMPNQNVPPAPSETTGTESPILNSSPEESNDKNIANADNRGLEVTQSNPQVEQGNLLLSSAPLPSQSKLPAQNSESTPISKERDANALASSQKTVTSLNNASAFSQVDSSIKIALNNVPANTEKPSYPKNSSFLHFVLSSTNILKEKTAGATADKILTHLLCGEKPLVDTSVSGGSLLNDTSEKNIEGLKGDKALTVNTNSPVSETTKSGEAKFQSSVAQEKTPIPKNTSVKQSNCSYSVEELAACLGLWRKHSSESVSVQDKQSNENPATNRISSYSQNTKSREQNNALVDTNEAILPVTAASVGQKLDTLSCNLIKSFELQVAVVSPLVLSEQRTQSEQADKCPTSAGKTCPLIDSGSLQEEGKNCLNVVNTDKGNIETVQSADGNKMVNNSVSANESCDENQRKASQSAQDASENLQLGVQNKPSLPELGIDFSSQIFQEDMRDHKDKQGVLETGDISIAVLDEQMFCISSVCSLVEGDRSYNPQIASIFRSVPETHKLNGTSSEGDASDTKQKEQQLDLCKNETSNNTVQRESLLQKTLEETTNCKSKAGEILDGITTSHLEKESSGNPPKTVSTSEQKKSLDASVKHPENDLEILASINQELAQNSLDFSIDVSAVTNTFTVPGDNSKQDYKSSRKSTEKEMKLSGAEPIKCLSNQLSELMEEFPYGIEGATALTKEPVQNNSVAERMENQPQKKAEICNKSSHLKDPVDQIKIAVLSPEQMRELFPKHNQCSPSDSGSMVSPQSEKASAEKNHQGSIQPTQSLCEKKTTQKTSDPRKENNCSSMGCLSVARQVPHCPSKSGMTGSEKNNQLPKAENTGSAERQENSGKSDAVTMNNCAVGNLPISEKMSNGESKTKKDICKYTSVMGKKTRLTVNDEHKPLTTQQEKVGPPNSPEKQNVDESKRSSWKEKLQVSRGTPLLGKEFHSDKKEHQTVSEELSGKAGHTDADNVTKSSRKRESIFEMESLSKDKTKPGLTMKSKTEASKFTKSETVEIRRAEVTQGQKNTCEENSLEEQNCKKQKGILGQDVGINVTEKDSLSAEIKHKKLNSYHADAIKVPNFGIVDFKSKPHVYSQHKSMKIHPSQEEQYKRKRKENMIGKRDPKKTKVEEERLKQSEAKNSKQLSYNCIINTDKAKKLNGENGWKMKSSLADRSALKLQRKKALSSAISKNFFSNKERHLDGQNKDKCSEKMFPDKNLLYLNRRNSRLKLHLQKEPKKHYLNRVAFKRMAQERIYLTKLETSPIKLAWHTEPKVSQNNPDRKRDSSLSEGEKSCKQEVLEFKLCPEILFRNSTADDESLAAKDSLEREKAIVAGVKSKKEDWLKCDPVKQKNLEEIATGINSYNSGIFHLKILVAPSFANLG, translated from the exons ATGGACTGGAATTTAAGACCACTCCAGAATGCTGATGCAAATAATAacctgcaaaatgaaaaaacatgTTACACTCAGTTCTTTTCTAATGCACATACTTTTCCTCAGACAAATGTCTATTCCTCTACAAATGGCTATTCCTCTACAAATGTATGCACTTATGTTGGAAATAACCAAATGGTGTATCTGCCAACCAGCAATGTTGTCTTCCCTTCTGTAAATGCTGAAGGATTCAGAACCTCAGATCAGGCCTTACCAGGAGCATCTGTAGCTGGTAATGACTCTTCTATCTCAAAATACTCTGATCAATATCTACCATCCTACAGGCCAATAGCTCCGAAACCTCCCAATCAGACATCACACTTGCAGACACAGGTGACTCGGACTTGGCCAAACTCTAACACCTACGTTTATTCTCGTAGAAAGTTGCCTCCCGTGTCGTCTTTAGtgaaaactagaaataacaCGAGGAATGTACTTCAGGAATCTCAGTATTTCACAGTAAATGGTTACACTGCACAGCCACAAATACTGCAGCACAATTCTATGAGAACTACAATGTTATATCAGAGTAACGTTAATTCTCAGAATAATTCTATGTCTCTTAGTACATCTGGGCAACATGTCCAAACGCAGATATATCATCCCGACCTTCAGTTTAAGGTTTTACAGTCACAGACTCAAAATACTGTGGCAAATGTACAGATGCTGCAATATCAAACAAGTCAGATGGGACCAGAAGTTCCTAATGGATGTTCTGCACCATCATTGTTGCCCACTAACTGTGATTCAAGAGCTACAGCACAGTCCTCAGTAGGTATATCACAGACAGTTCAAAATGTACCTAATGCATGCACCCTTAGCCAACAGAGGTGCCCATCGAATCCGGAACATGCTTCTGGTTTTAACAGTGTTCAGCAATACTGTCAGAAACAGCAGTCTGGAGAAATCAGTCAATCAGTTAGTCATGTATGTAATTCAGGTGGAAGTGCAACATCAAATCAGCCTTTTAATGGAATGCCTGTGCCATCCCTTGGCATTTCCAAAGAATCATACGATGTGCAAGAAATGGAAACTCTTTCTTTGGTGGCTGCTTCAAAACCACTAAGTGATCCTACTTCAGTTCAAGAAAGCCAGACTAGTAGTTTAGTGAATAGGCCTGTTAATTCTCaaatttctgcagcagcagcagatgaagGAACGGTTACAAAGGAAAGACTATTTTGGGAAGCTCAAAGGTTgctcagtattaaaaaaaaatttgtccTCCTTGAAAGGATGCATCATTATAGAAGAAGACTCTTAGCAGCTTCAGAACATAACAATAGTAATCCCCCACCTCTTCCAAGTAATCAAAATACTCCTGCTAATCATTCTCTATGGATGCCCAACCAAAATGTACCACCTGCCCCATCTGAAACAACAGGGACAGAGAGTCCAATACTTAACTCTTCACCTGAAGAAAGCAATGACAAAAACATAGCCAATGCTGATAACAGAGGATTAGAGGTAACTCAAAGTAACCCTCAGGTGGAGCAGGGAAACCTTTTGTTAAGCtctgctcctcttccctctcAGAGCAAACTCCCAGCCCAGAATTCTGAGAGCACTCCCATCTCAAAAGAAAGGGATGCAAATGCCTTGGCCTCTTCTCAAAAAACGGTGACATCCTTGAACAATGCTTCCGCTTTTAGTCAAGTGGATAGCTCTATCAAAATTGCATTGAACAATGTGCCCGCTAATACTGAGAAGCCATCGTACCCCAAAAACTCatcatttcttcattttgtacTGAGCAGCACAAATATATTGAAAGAGAAGACAGCTGGTGCTACTGCTGATAAAATACTGACTCATCTTCTGTGTGGTGAAAAACCACTGGTAGATACATCTGTCTCAGGTGGAAGCTTACTAAATGACACTAGTGAAAAGAACATAGAAGGTCTGAAAGGTGATAAGGCACTTACGGTTAACACAAACTCTCCTGTGTCAGAAACAACCAAATCTGGTGAAGCTAAATTCCAGAGCAGTGTAGCTCAGGAAAAAACACCAATTCCTAAAAATACATCTGTTAAACAGAGCAATTGCAGTTACTCTGTGGAAGAGCTAGCTGCGTGCCTGGGCTTGTGGAGAAAGCATTCGTCGGAATCTGTAAGTGTGCAAGATAAGCAGTCAAATGAAAACCCCGCAACAAATCGGATTTCATCTTACagccaaaacacaaaaagcagagAACAAAATAATGCTCTGGTTGATACAAATGAAGCAATTTTACCTGTAACTGCTGCTTCTGTAGGGCAAAAACTTGATACGTTGAGTTGCAATCTAATAAAAAGTTTTGAACTCCAAGTTGCAGTTGTCTCTCCTTTAGTACTTTCTGAACAGAGAACACAGAGTGAGCAGGCAGACAAATGTCCAACATCTGCAGGTAAAACCTGTCCACTCATTGACTCGGGAAGCTTgcaagaagaagggaaaaactgTTTAAATGTGGTAAATACTGATAAAGGAAACATAGAAACGGTTCAGTCAGCTGATGGAAACAAAATGGTGAATAACAGTGTGAGTGCAAATGAGTCATGTGAtgaaaaccaaaggaaagcTAGTCAATCTGCACAAGATGCCAGTGAAAATCTGCAGCTCGGAGTACAAAACAAGCCTTCTCTTCCTGAATTGGGCATAGATTTTTCTAGTCAAATCTTTCAAGAAGATATGAGAGACCATAAAGACAAGCAAGGTGTGTTAGAGACAGGAGATATATCCATAGCTGTCTTGGATGAACAGATGTTTTGCATTTCTAGTGTATGTTCTCTTGTTGAAGGTGATAGATCTTATAATCCACAAATAGCAAGTATCTTCAGGTCAGTTCCCGAGACACATAAGTTAAATGGTACCTCATCAGAAGGAGATGCATCAGACACAAAGCAAAAGGAGCAACAGCTGGACTTGTGTAAAAATGAGACGAGCAATAACACTGTGCAAAGAGAGAGCTTGCTGCAAAAGACATTGGAAGAAACAACAAACTGCAAGAGTAAAGCAGGTGAAATTTTGGATGGCATCACAACTAGTCatttggagaaagaaagcagtggCAATCCTCCTAAAACAGTTTCTACCTCGGAACAAAAAAAGTCCTTGGATGCATCTGTCAAGCATCCTGAAAATGATTTAGAAATTCTTGCTAGTATAAACCAGGAGTTAGCTCAAAATTCACTGGATTTCTCTATCGATGTTTCTGCTGTAACAAATACATTCACTGTTCCAGGAGACAACAGTAAACAAGATTACAAGTCCAGCAGAAAGAGCacagaaaaagagatgaaacTTTCTGGAGCAGAACCTATTAAATGTCTAAGTAATCAGCTGTCTGAACTAATGGAAGAGTTTCCATATGGCATTGAAGGTGCTACTGCACTGACAAAAGAACCAGTACAAAATAATTCCGTGGCTGAGCGGATGGAGAATCAACCtcaaaaaaaggctgaaatttGCAACAAGAGTTCTCATTTGAAAGACCCAGTAGATCAGATAAAAATTGCAGTGTTAAGCCCTGAGCAGATGCGAGAACTGTTTCCTAAACACAACCAGTGTTCCCCTAGTGACAGTGGGAGCATGGTGAGTCCACAGTCAGAAAAGGCTTCAGCTGAGAAGAACCATCAAGGCAGCATTCAGCCTACTCAGAGTCTATGCGAGAAGAAAACAACGCAAAAAACCTCCGAccccagaaaagaaaacaattgctCTTCAATGGGTTGTCTATCTGTAGCACGTCAAGTGCCACACTGCCCCAGTAAATCTGGAATGACTGGTTCAGAGAAGAACAATCAGCTTCCAAAAGCTGAAAATACTGGCTCTGCAGAGAGGCAAGAAAACAGCGGTAAATCTGATGCTGTAACGATGAACAACTGTGCAGTGGGAAACCTGCcaatttctgaaaaaatgtcaaatggtgagagcaaaaccaaaaaagataTTTGCAAATACACCTCTGTAATGGGCAAAAAAACTAGGCTAACGGTGAATGATGAACACAAACCACTTACAACACAACAGGAAAAAGTTGGACCACCTAATTCCCCTGAAAAACAGAATGTTGATGAATCTAAAAGGAGCAGCTGGAAGGAAAAGCTGCAAGTCAGCAGAGGAACCCCATTGTTAGGCAAAGAATTTCATTCTGACAAAAAAGAACATCAGACAGTCTCCGAAGAGTTGTCAGGGAAAGCTGGTCATACAGATGCAGACAATGTGACCAAGTCATCCAGAAAGAGAGAGAGTATTTTCGAAATGGAGTCCCTTTCAAAAGATAAAACCAAACCAGGTTTGACCATGAAATCCAAAACAGAAGCTAGCAAATTTACAAAGTCAGAAACTGTTGAAATTAGACGTGCTGAAGTCACTCAGGGACAAAAAAATACCTGTGAAGAGAACTCACTTGAAGAACAGAACTGTAAGAAACAAAAGGGGATCCTTGGGCAAGACGTAGGAATTAATGTCACAGAGAAAGACAGTTtatcagcagaaataaaacataaaaagctGAATAGTTACCATGCTGATGCTATAAAGGTCCCAAATTTTGGCATTGTAGACTTCAAGTCAAAACCCCACGTATATTCTCAGCATAAGTCTATGAAAATTCATCCTTCACAGGAGGAGCAATACAAacggaagaggaaggaaaatatgATTGGGAAGAGAGACCCTAAGAAAACAAAGGTAGAAGAGGAAAGACTGAAACAATCGGAAGCAAAGAATTCCAAGCAACTTTCATATAATTGCATAATAAATACTGACAAAGCTAAAAAATTGAACGGAGAAAATGGCTGGAAAATGAAGAGTTCATTAGCAGATCGCTCTGCGCTTaaactacagagaaaaaaagctctGTCTTCTGCCATCTCGAAAAACTTCTTCTCTAACAAAGAGAGACATCTTGATGGTCAAAACAAAGACAAGTGCTCTGAGAAAATGTTTCCTGATAAAAACCTGCTATActtaaacagaagaaatagcAGATTAAAATTGCATCTTCAAAAGGAACCAAAAAAACATTACCTGAACAGAGTTGCCTTCAAACGTATGGCACAGGAACGCATATATCTGACAAAATTAGAGACGTCACCTATCAAACTTGCCTGGCATACAGAGCCCAAAGTGTCACAAAACAACCCAGATAGAAAAAGGGATTCTTCTCTCTCAGAAGGTGAGAAATCCTGTAAACAGGAAGTACTTGAATTTAAGCTGTGTCCAGAGATACTGTTCAGAAACTCAACAGCTGATGATGAAAGCTTAGCTGCAAAGGATTCcctggaaagagagaaagccaTTGTGGCAG gtgtgaaaagtaaaaaagaagattgGTTAAAGTGTGATCCAGTGAAGCAAAAAAACCTGGAAGAGATCGCTACAG GCATCAACAGTTATAACAGTGGCATCTTTCATCTCAAGATCTTGGTTGCTCCATCCTTTGCAAATCTTGGGTGA